One genomic segment of Oncorhynchus mykiss isolate Arlee chromosome 10, USDA_OmykA_1.1, whole genome shotgun sequence includes these proteins:
- the taf9 gene encoding transcription initiation factor TFIID subunit 9 isoform X1, which yields MASPKTVPKDAQVMIQILKDMGITEYEPRVINQMLEFTYRYVTTIIEDAKIYATHAKKNIVDADDIRLAIQCRMDQSFTSPPPRDFLLDVARQKNQTPLPLIKPYTGPRLPPDRYCLTAPNYRLKSIQKKVSSSAGRITVPRLSIGAVSSRPSTPTLGTPSVQSVTTKVGTPVSLSGQRFSVQIPSSQTAASKSSTPSTPMVQNVLINPSLIGSKKILITTNMVSQNSASESLKRKHEDDDDYDAL from the exons ATGGCTTCTCCGAAAACTGTTCCTAAAGATGCACAG GTTATGATCCAAATCCTCAAAGACATGGGGATAACAGAGTATGAGCCCAGAGTTATTAATCAAATGCTGGAATTTACCTACA GATATGTGACAACTATTATTGAGGATGCCAAAATCTATGCAACACATGCCAAGAAGAACATTGTGGATGCTGACGACATAAGACTTGCAATCCAGTGTCGAATGGACCAGTCCttcacctccccaccaccacgaGAT TTCCTGCTGGATGTAGCTAGGCAGAAGAACCAGACCCCTCTTCCCTTGATTAAGCCATACACTGGGCCACGCCTGCCCCCTGACCGTTACTGTCTTACTGCTCCTAACTACAGGCTTAAGTCCATACAGAAAAAG GTGTCCTCATCTGCAGGGAGAATAACAGTGCCTCGCCTCAGTATAGGAGCTGTGTCCAGCAGGCCCAGCACGCCTACCCTTG GCACTCCCTCGGTGCAGTCAGTCACAACCAAAGTGGGGACGCCAGTGTCACTGTCGGGGCAGCGCTTCAGCGTTCAGATCCCATCCTCACAGACTGCAGCCTCCAAGTCCT CCACACCATCCACTCCAATGGTTCAAAATGTCCTCATCAACCCCTCCCTGATCGGATCCAAAAAGATCCTCATCACCACCAACATGGTGTCACAGAACTCGGCCAGCGAATCGCTGAAGAGGAAGCATGAAGACGACGATGACTATGATGCATTATGA
- the taf9 gene encoding transcription initiation factor TFIID subunit 9 isoform X2 translates to MIQILKDMGITEYEPRVINQMLEFTYRYVTTIIEDAKIYATHAKKNIVDADDIRLAIQCRMDQSFTSPPPRDFLLDVARQKNQTPLPLIKPYTGPRLPPDRYCLTAPNYRLKSIQKKVSSSAGRITVPRLSIGAVSSRPSTPTLGTPSVQSVTTKVGTPVSLSGQRFSVQIPSSQTAASKSSTPSTPMVQNVLINPSLIGSKKILITTNMVSQNSASESLKRKHEDDDDYDAL, encoded by the exons ATGATCCAAATCCTCAAAGACATGGGGATAACAGAGTATGAGCCCAGAGTTATTAATCAAATGCTGGAATTTACCTACA GATATGTGACAACTATTATTGAGGATGCCAAAATCTATGCAACACATGCCAAGAAGAACATTGTGGATGCTGACGACATAAGACTTGCAATCCAGTGTCGAATGGACCAGTCCttcacctccccaccaccacgaGAT TTCCTGCTGGATGTAGCTAGGCAGAAGAACCAGACCCCTCTTCCCTTGATTAAGCCATACACTGGGCCACGCCTGCCCCCTGACCGTTACTGTCTTACTGCTCCTAACTACAGGCTTAAGTCCATACAGAAAAAG GTGTCCTCATCTGCAGGGAGAATAACAGTGCCTCGCCTCAGTATAGGAGCTGTGTCCAGCAGGCCCAGCACGCCTACCCTTG GCACTCCCTCGGTGCAGTCAGTCACAACCAAAGTGGGGACGCCAGTGTCACTGTCGGGGCAGCGCTTCAGCGTTCAGATCCCATCCTCACAGACTGCAGCCTCCAAGTCCT CCACACCATCCACTCCAATGGTTCAAAATGTCCTCATCAACCCCTCCCTGATCGGATCCAAAAAGATCCTCATCACCACCAACATGGTGTCACAGAACTCGGCCAGCGAATCGCTGAAGAGGAAGCATGAAGACGACGATGACTATGATGCATTATGA